A portion of the Lolium rigidum isolate FL_2022 chromosome 1, APGP_CSIRO_Lrig_0.1, whole genome shotgun sequence genome contains these proteins:
- the LOC124647844 gene encoding peptidyl-prolyl cis-trans isomerase FKBP16-3, chloroplastic-like — translation MAATASPLLLRAPSSASRAWLRSGSKASSIRGSNCRALSCSEAPCRCRAAAASAGQCVGADDGSVVVCSSSSSSTRRGMIGAVALGVSSSALCLHAALDAVAAGLPPEEKPKLCDDACVKELENVPMVTTESGLQYKDIIVGQGPSPPVGFQVAANCVAMVPPGQIFDSSLEKGQPYIFRVGAGQVIKGLDEGLLTMKVGGLRRLYIPGPLAFPKGLTSAPGRPRVAPSSPVIFDVNLLFIPGLDDE, via the exons ATGGCCGCCACCGCCTCGCCGCTCCTTCTCCGAGCGCCGAGCTCCGCCTCCAGGGCATGGCTCCGCAGCGGCAGCAAGGCTTCCTCCATCCGAGGTAGCAATTGCAGGGCGCTGAGCTGCTCGGAAGCGCCATGCCGCTGCAGGGCTGCCGCAGCAAGCGCGGGGCAATGCGTAGGGGCTGACGATGGCAGCGTCGTCGTctgtagcagcagcagcagcagcacccggAGGGGCATGATCGGCGCGGTGGCTCTCGGGGTGTCGTCGTCTGCGCTCTGCCTGCATGCCGCGCTCGACGCCGTCGCCGCGGGCCTGCCACCGGAGGAGAAGCCCAAGCTCTGCGACGACGCCTGCGTGAAGGAGCTCGAAAAT GTGCCTATGGTGACTACTGAATCTGGTCTGCAGTACAAGGATATCATAGTCGGCCAAGGGCCGAGTCCACCCGTCGGTTTCCAG GTTGCTGCAAATTGCGTCGCCATGGTGCCACCTGGGCAGATATTCGACAG CTCGCTGGAGAAAGGCCAGCCCTACATATTCCGTGTTGGCGCAGGACAG GTGATAAAGGGGCTCGATGAAGGGCTCCTGACGATGAAAGTTGGGGGATTGCGTCGGTTGTACATACCCGGTCCG TTGGCATTTCCTAAGGGCCTTACTTCAGCTCCTGGAAGGCCAAGAGTGGCCCCAAGCAGCCCCGTCATATTCGACGTCAACCTATTGTTCATACCAGGTCTTGATGATGAGTGA